Genomic DNA from Ictidomys tridecemlineatus isolate mIctTri1 unplaced genomic scaffold, mIctTri1.hap1 Scaffold_737, whole genome shotgun sequence:
TCCCATGTCTGcagggaattggttccaggacctcctatGGATACCAGAATCTGAGGATGCTCAGGTTCCTTATGTAAAAACAGCATAGTGTTTGCATGGAATCTTCACACATCCTCCTATATGCTTTAAATTCTTTCTGGACCACtcatatctaatacaatgtaaaagtctcataaataattttatactggatttttttagggaataatgactagaagaaatctgtacatgttcaggaaacacagttctttttttggggggggttactATTTTTGATCTGAGGTTCATTGTGGCTGGAGAGATAGAACCTGTCCTGAAATTTCGAGTCTACATAGCAATGTTTGTTGTATACCTGGTGCTGAGCCTGCTCCCTTTGCTCCACAAACTTGGAGACCTCTGTGTTTTCTCAAAGCAAAGCATGTTGGcttaatgtaaataattaaacccaggacttctTTCCCTAAGAAATGCTGGATTTTGGTTTAATAGGTTTTCCcaagcttttttgttttgcaaCATTTCAAATCTTCAGAAAAGTTACAGGCAAAGTATAATGAGGAGCTTGTATTTACCAATTGCtaacattttgccacatttgctctctgtttcTGTACTCCTTTCCTTGGTGTATAGGTATTGTTGAACCATTGGATAATTTATTGCAGGCATCCTGACACTTCATCCCTAAATACTGTAGcatatatttcttaagaaaaaggaCATTCTTCTACATAGCCACAATACGACTACTTGGGAAATTTAACATTGATCCAATattattatctgaaaataaactatattaaaattttcacaattgTTCCAATACAGttcttgtagttttatttatttgtttgcattccATGATATAACCAAGATTATCTGTTACATTCAATTTTTCTATGTTTTACCCTCCCGTGAGTTACaattttctagtctttttttatttgttcacttttatagtattaacatttttttagaatTCGTGCCAGTTTTCAGTATGTCCCTCAAGTTGAATTTGCCTGGCTGTCTCTTAATGATTAGattcaggttaaatatttttggaaggaagGGCTCAGGGGCCGAACACATGCTTAACATGCACACCTGAGTACCACCTCCAGCATCATAAATTTTTTGAAGGAATATCATATAGGTATTAATGTGTATTCAATGCATTATATCCAAATTTATGTGCTCTTGTAATTGGTACAATATTTTGAGTCATTTGATTAAGGCAGAACTCACCAAATGTCTGCAATGTTAAAGTACTATTTCTCCTTATAATTAATAAGAGATATGAAGAGGGACACTTTGAGACTTTATTTGTCAAAGATTCTGACATCCATTATCAATGGTGATTGTAAGATTGCTATAGTTTGATTGCtttctacaaaaataatttggatAATCATTAGATCTCTTGCAAACATGGGCTGGACCACAGACAGACCCCAGAGTGTGTTTGTGTAAGGGAGGTGCTAAGGCAAAGTGAGAAGATAAACTGACATGCTCTTTGTATTTTGAACAGTGTTAAGTGGAGGGCTTGGGGTACCTAATGGGAAGAATctaagaaaagtaaacatttgtTATGTGTTGAACAGAACAAACACATTATACTGTTTTCAGTCTTTGCAGATAAGACCCAGATTGAAAACAATGGGTTTCTGCAATGCAAATAATGtattaaagtctttcttttttaaagggtgagttataatttcccttttttatttcagTTCCCCTCCTCcattatatttttggttgtaatttcattttgtaatttcacTCTAAGTCTGGTTGTAATTtcacaaaattcaaatattattgaTAGTGAACACAATTAGTAACCAATACTGtgtcagaaagaaaagttttcaagaGACATTACCGATAGTGAAGATTTTAAGTGATAAGGAACAGTAACAAATAATCCAAGTATACGTCTATTTTTATCttgaataatttgttttctttgtggttctctGATTTATCAGAGTTAATTTACAACAAAAGCAAATTTTACACCAATGTGTGAACCAGCTTTTAAATAATAGGGAGAACATACCAAGTGttgcaataaagagaaaatattctgcagagaagagcaaaagttaataataatggCAATAATCATGATGATGTTAAAGAATGCTAATGAGCTTTGATAAAAGATCTTGTGAAGCTGAGGTAGTCTAATAATAGCACAGTAACCAGAACAGAGTGCATAGAAGGTGGATTGTGCAAATTACATTTTAAGTGGTGAGAATAACCTGGCATAGGAAACAAGGAAGAGAGATGTGAAAGGATAGATGGCATGTAATCAATAAAGAAGTCTTGGCAAAGGAATTTTTGCCTTGCAGAATCGCACTAACATATGTCTTCTTTTTACTATCTTTATGTTTCTCTAATTGATCTGATGACTTGAACCCAAAGCAGGCAAATCACTTTTTTGCATGAGAATCATTTGGTCACCCGCAGGCATCTTTCATTGGCTTCATATGGCAGAAACTGAAGAATATGTTTGCAGGAGCGCTGCGGGGGCCTGGCCTGATGCTTGATCCATCTGCGGTGCCTGGGCACGCCCTGGCCCCGAGCGCCCCCTGGCGTCCCCACCCTGAGCACCCTCCTTGGACCCCACGACCCAGGGGGAATGCCCTGGGGCTCAGCCCATCCCCAAGCGCTTCCCCCAACGCTCATCCCCctcgccctaaccctaacccgccCCCCCTCCGCGCGGCGCCCCGCTACCCCCAGTGCGCATGCCCGGCCGCCCCAGCGTGCACGTCCTGGGCTTGGGAGCGCTGCGGGCCCCCAGCCGCCCACGTGATACTGTTGGCTGCTGCCCTGCCTGGCCGCCGCTGGCTGCCCGGCTTGGACCTCTTTCGGCTGCCCGGCGGTGAGTTTCCTGCGTGAGCAGCGGCTGGGGCTTTCTCCTGCGCCGGGGCGGGCGAAGTTCCGCGCCCCCCCTCTGCCGCGACCTTTGCGGGCTCGCCGGCGGGTGCGGGCCACGAGCGTCTGCGCGGGGCGGAGGGACGCCGTGCCGCGGGAGGGAGGGCTCCGTGTCAATTTTTTTGTGAGGCTGCGGCTGGATCCTGTGGTGTGCGGGCGGCGAGCGCGGGGACCCCGGCGTGGCAGAGCCATGGATGGCCCGACTCGGGGCCATGGACTCCGCAAAAAGCAGCGGTCACGGTCGCAGCGAGACCGGGAGAGGCGCTCCGGGGCGGTCTGGGGACAGCGTTGCGGGCGGCGGCGGGGCTGGCTGGACCTGGGAGCCCTCGCTCGCCTCGTCTTCGGGCTCCAAAAGGGAAGACAATGGGAAGCCCCTGTCCTCCGCTGGGTCCCGGCCCAGACCCCCGCGGAGGAAGAGGCGAGAGTCCACCTTGGCTGAAGAGGACATCATTCATGGGTTTGCCAGGACCAGCTTTGTCACTTTTGAAGCGCTAGAGGTAAGCGCCCCCTCCCCCCTCTGCCTTTCTGCGCGGCCCCATTGGCAGCGCCGGCCTCCCCGCCGGGCCTCCCCCCTGGTGCTGTCTGTTGATCTGTCTGGCCCGCTGTGTCTATACCACgttttgtttacccattcatttttattttacatgtgagGTGCTTCTGTCTCTTGGCTATTGTATATGtagtgttgctatgaacatggatgtgcaaGTCTCTTTGCaatcctcttttctattttctctctgtgtgtatgtacagACATAGatattgatatatgtatatgtgtgtgtgtatatatatatacacacacgcacatacacagaGAAGTAAAATTTCTAGATCACATGaaaagtctgtttttattttcaaggaactGTTTTTCATAAATAACTAGATTTTAAAGATATGTGTTTAAGGTCAACTTTTTGGTCCTTGATCTCTAGACTGTTTTGAATTGACCCTGGGTAAGTGCTCTCAGTCACCTGCTGTAGCATACCTTGAACTTGAACACACTTCCACCACTGTCCGTTGCTCACTGAGGCCCAGACCCAAATAACAGATTCTCAGGATCCATGACTGGCCAGAGAAGTAAGTTGAAACTTAGCAGGCTTGagcttaaatatttcttaattgtcCAGATCTTTCAGTGCCCCACTTGGAGATTACTGTCATCACTGTGTCTCATCAGTTCTATTGTAATTATAcaagacagttttttttaaatcagacttCATATTCCTATATGTAGGTACCACGTTTTAGTTTTATCTCCTCTAAAACCTGCAGAATTTGGTACAATACTCTGTTGGCAATTTTCTAGTGAATGTTTGGTTTATCAGACAAGTGATTAATGGAAAGGTATATGGTAGAATTAGTGTCTTTAATCTTGACCATGGCCCCAGATGGCTGTTTGACCACATCTAAGCTACCAGCCCTCTTCTTGTCATGTCAGTTTATGAGCTCAAAGAAAGAATGAGCATAGGTTAAAGAACATTCAGCACTTACCTTGTGCTAGGTACTTTGCTAAGCACTTACATTAGCTCATTCCACTTTACAGTAGTGCAGTAGAATACATTTCACTTTGTAGGCAATGAAACGATGGAGAAGGGAGACAGTCTGCTCAGCTCAAAGAGGTAGACTAGGCACAGgatgtatatttcttttccatGAGACTAGAAAACTCATGTTATAGTTATAACCAGGAGCTAGGATAGTTTCAACACCACCAGCAATGAACTATAAGTTGTAAGGTTTAGAAGAATGAATAGGAAGATCCTGAGGTGGGGTACTGAGACCCTGTATAAAAGAACCACATTTTAATTAGTAACAAATGGAGGGAGTGATCAGTGCAAGTTGAACAGTGGAGAAGGTTGTATGCTATCGGAAAGTGTTTGAGAGAGATAGTTGCCCTGATTTGGAAGAAGGGGAGTTGAGGGAAAATTAGTTCCAGAGGACGGAATGAGAGGATGAGGTGGCTGGAGAAGATAAGTTCCTTCACAGAGGGGCTTGGGTTTTCCAGTCTCCCAGCAGAACAGGGAAATGTGACCTGATGGCTTAGCTGGTGTCAATGCTCCAGGTAGCAAGATAGCATCCTTCTTCTTAGAttgggccctcagcatccccacCATGGAGCGTGTGGGGCCGAGTTTCAGCACACATTTTGCACATATTCTTTTCCCCCACTATGAGTGAAATAGAACATGAAGGAGAAATCAACAAATACTCTGAATCTCTTGACACAGAGAGCAAAACATATTGATGGTGTCCCACAACTCTTGATAATTTCATTGAACTATATGAAGCTTAAAGTTGATACGTAGGCCTAACCTTGATTAACATTGTTCCTGTCGTTCTGACTTGACTGGATAAACTGATGTGGAATAATCTATTAAATATATCACACTTGAACAAGGAATGTAAATCATATTTCATCTATAATTATGTGGGAGACAAAAATCACAAAGAGACGAGTTTAGTGAATATGTCTTGGTGTGTACACAGTAtcactagaatttttttcctgttccatgGGGAGAAAGAAGTTGATTGCCTTTCAAGAACTGATTGCTGTCCAGGAAATGAGAGGCTGAGGGGTGAATTATGTAATGTTCACAGAGTGGGTTTTATTTATGGATTCACTGAGATTAGCTGCAGTCTTCCTAAAGTTAATGGCACTGGAAATGCACCATTCTGTATTTAGCTGGAAATACCTAACTTTCCAAGTTAGAGACCTAATTGCTTCTCAGATTATAATGTGGTTGCATTTGTATCTCCTTCTCCTTTCATGGGAGCTGTCTGCTGCCTTTATCTTTTGTGAATTAATGTTGCAAACCAGAGCTTGTGAGTGAAAAGGATGGtatattttcagttctttggtgCTCTTGTTTCCCAGTCACAGAATAATCTATAGTGAACCTGATTATTGATAATAAATAAGAGACATAAAccaaagtaaaaaagataaagaCAGTGTGTTTGGAGGGGTCATTGAACCAAACTGTAGCTAGgaaataagataattgtagtttttacCTCATATGGTTATTTTGAAGGGTAAAAACATATGCTAAACCTTTAGAACAACAtgtagaatgtgtttcagtgcattttatttgctttcattattattagATATGTAGTTGGTATTTGTAGTGAATGGTGAGTGTGGTATGAATGTGAATGTTAAGAGCATAAATAGGCATGTAACTGATATGTTTATGTCTTTTTCCAGATGGTTGGCATAATGAAACAAAAGGTGACATTATGGAATTGTTCTTATTTGGAACTAACATATCAGAGAATGTTTTAAGttgcagtttcattttgttttgtgaggtTTTTCTTGACTGTTGTTGGTTTATAGtatttttggtgctagagattgaacctgggaccttgcacATGGTAAGGACATgatctaccattaagctataccctagcccctttttgtttgttcttgatatattagtttgatttatttcaggtGATGTTGTCATAATGTATCAAAGcatctttttatacttttaaaaatataaatgaggacCATACCATCATTTGGAAAATGCCTGTAATGATAGGTAATCAGTATATGTGTGGGAGTATTTTTTAATGAGGATTGTTTAGAATTTATTGACTCTGTGACACTGTCCTCAGACTTGAGTTATAGGGCTTTCCAAAAATGAGATGTGAGTGCTGCAGTAGAATCATCCAGGGCTACCTGAGGGTGTTTTTGAGGTGCCAGCCTTTTGCCTCCAGCGTTTTTGGAGAAGGTAGTTGTGTCTTGAGTCACCTGGACTATTGGGCATGGGCTACATGGTTATACATATTATAGGGTTAGCTATGTGGAGTTAGGTGCAGCTGTGGTATTTCACCTAAGTCATAGCTTTTTGTGGAGTGCTTCACTACAGAAACTTGGTGGATTTCAGAGATGATGTACTTTATAAATGGAGTCTAGAGAGGCCTATGAGAGAATAACAGAAGGCCGACATTTCCCACTCTGCGCCAATTGTTTGTCTCACGGCTTTGCATAATGACTTTctgtctctcccctccccacctcttctcACATGCACTTAGAAGGACTTAATGGCATCATTTATAGTTGGAGAATAAATGTAAAACTGATTTGTTCAAGAACACCAATAAGTTGCAGTTAAAAAAGTAAAGACTCATATAAGGCAGGACAGATTGCTACTTGAGGGAGCTAATGGCCAGTTGGTTTTAGAGTAGATCACCAAATGAAATGTAGCTTTACCTGCTGACCCCTCAGTTCAAGGAGCTGTGTTCACAGTGTTGGAGCACTGTGGGGGAGGGCTCAGATTTTACAGCAGAAAGAACTGTGGATGACTAACCTTGCAGTTGCTCTGGCCTCTGCACCCATGACTCTTGTGCATTTCCCGTGAaaatttccccccacccccacccccatcttttaAAGCCAGGGAGATCTTTCTACACGTAGCCACAGGCTTAACCTGGTACCTGGACAAGGGACTGATGAGAAAGGGGATTTGGGATTTTTAGGGATAAATTACTTGGCTTTGAGAAACTTAATGGAAAATATGTATTCAGTGCAGCTAGGTTCCAGGCACACACTGGAATAAAGAATTAAGCATTATTTCATCTCTCAAGAAGTTGTCTAGTGTGAACAATCTGTGTGCAAATAAATGGTTTCAATTACTGTGAAAACAGCAGCAATGAAAGGGGCCACAAGAATAGTGGTAGTATAGAACACGCAGTAGAAGTGTTCAGGAGGACGTTGATCAAGGTGGGTTTGAAAGACAATGAGAAGCTTGCCAAATAAACAAGAAGGGAGATCACCAGGGCAAAAGAACAACAAATGGTCTGTCTCTTAAGACGATTTGGAGCTAAGAACCAAATTCAGAGACTGGGTGTATTTTGCTTCAGTTCCACCTTATACCTGCCCGTTATGTGACctgatttctttgcttttactAAGGGAAAGAAATGGGAATCCCCTTGTCTCCCTTTTGTTTGGCATAGAAAGCTAAAATGTCTAAAATTGTGATCTTGGGCTAAGATTATTTAGTAATCATCTAATCATCAGTGATAAAGTATTGTCCCTCATAaacaaggcactgagttccatccctggcaataggggtggggtgagggagaaTTGTGATTGTGTCTAACTTGGATAATAAAACTTATAGAGCCTGAGATAGATGTACATGATTAGTTTAGTGACAGATATAGGGTCAAATAAGACATGCACATTGGTCCGGTTCCATTTTAGTTGCTCTGCATTTGagtcattacttttttttccccccttgctGGGTTCATTGCTTCTCATTCATTAATTCAGTGCTTACTGAGTTGGTTCTAAACAGCTGTGCAGTCTAACAGAAGTACAATTTTTTCCTGTCCGGAGCTTAAAGCCTTAAAACGTGAATTAACTTTGGAAAATATAGGCTGGTATCAGTTTATGAAGAGCTAGTCTAAGAAGTTAGGACTTAATAATTTGCACCCCCAACCCAGGGAGAATGCC
This window encodes:
- the LOC144374544 gene encoding autism susceptibility gene 2 protein homolog, whose translation is MARLGAMDSAKSSGHGRSETGRGAPGRSGDSVAGGGGAGWTWEPSLASSSGSKREDNGKPLSSAGSRPRPPRRKRRESTLAEEDIIHGFARTSFVTFEALEDLFQTVQNHPNGSRCCGTPP